In a single window of the Mesoplodon densirostris isolate mMesDen1 chromosome 18, mMesDen1 primary haplotype, whole genome shotgun sequence genome:
- the GPR179 gene encoding probable G-protein coupled receptor 179, whose translation MGTRAVVMPPPVWGLLGCSFLCGWALGGPRLLRSLPALSSQVKPGSVPMWVPPEGAEAARAFLYSGDAQQLSGANCSERYEAHGAGARPGLPPILWRAAGTITQAANFLNMLLQANDIRESSVEEDVEWYQALVRSVAEGDPRAYRALLTFNPPLGASHLQLALQATRMGEETILQDLSGSRVQKESPTGALDTPDLQKRVLTNDLGSLGSPKWPQGDGYVGDLQHVRLSPPFLECQEGRLRPGWLVTLSAAFYGLKPDLSPEIRGQVQMDVDLQSVDINQCASGPGWYSNTHLCDLNSTQCVPLESQGFVLGHYLCRCRPGFYGASSSGGSEEGAARPPGQFGSPQGSSGRLLRCQPCAEGCSSCLDATPCLVEEAPTLRAVVLASQTCCMLAVFLSMLVSYRCRQSKSIRASGVVLLETILFGSLLLYFPVFILYFKPSVFRCIALRWVRLLGFATVYGTIILKLYRVLQLFLSRTAQRGPHLSSGRLLQRLGLLLLLVLGFLAVWTAGVLEQGSERTALLARGHTHAGRHFYVCHHDRWDYIMVVAEMLLLCWGSFLCYATRAVPSALHEPRYMGIALHNELLLSAAFHAARFVLVPSLHPDWTLLLFFFHTHSTVTATLALIFIPKFRKPGAPPREEILDEVYEDELDLQRSGSYLNSSIASAWSEHSLDPGDIRDELKKLYAQLEVHKTKEMAANNPHLRKKRGSWRQGLGRSFMRYLAEFPEALTRQHSRDSGSPARGSLPGGSSRRRLLSARLPSASLREPAAPPALRESRSTCEQDRAPRGEQYPPLHDSLLRRKLARKGPQSERRESAAGPPALNFRSASAHNLTVGERLPCVRPASLHKSLSVVAGSREKALLEASQAYLEETYQRAREREERRKAEAALASPARRPSAWRLERARATPLSAPPSPAKRSSVDSYHASRKLHEEAVRRLPHPPVQHQISTPIMATSAVGLAPTSSLSLALLPAPAPALAPIPVPPQSPSLLTYICPWENAELPSKKENVAQEGPSGPERGNRSPALGRARLWRALSIAVEKRGAGESGMDTEDGCLQGEADEDEDRPKFFSKSHSLKTPVQQGSMRSLGLAIKALTRSRSTYREEGGKGSPGKEEKGRALGEGVGACPRSPRPGRPKAVSKQAALAPCDDEESFQNQQNAHTSRMLQVCHQEGGREQEDRGRRPSQGLGEGKVARAGKTGPAALRRVRRGTVRDKNVKQAKEAPGRWRERPKAGLQPLGSADQRVIDVCPWEVPESETCQPDSSNKAEICPWEVRGVPEEEALRQDLDASQDERGKGSEKSEPKDVVAVAQKKPERLVRGQEAVCPWESADPGGLSRRSAPRDSDSTKGRSGTVGSVEPREAETRPWEAAGPGACTPDITKAELCPWEAREGGESEKPSQEGVKKLPQAKQKSPKKAIFLEEQKLGEGLASLCPWERTDFRGPSAVSTQAPGTSGGSGSLGSSVTEACPREAGDAPAIGKAGICPWELGDEVIGKEMMSQRTGGESLQEKGRTSRKGSFGETWEQTAKAAQKSSQQQESVCPWESTTPGHSSPRLENSSSKAGGQLLSKGGSTAAQVCPWEDLRSEAKAATPAKAEICPWEVSERTTEDWTSGQAPKGESQKDKEKMPGTSGIEDSTAWEKPEGQVQKQEAVCPWERVDPGSFSPQPGPRDTDRPRATFQMSGRTGSKTAEICPWDAEEILPAEKAEICPWEVSAGAGEKRALGIEAIRQFPKDTGRASADFGPGEIAVTAPEKPERQAWEREVACPWESLDPGGSSRHSDTLGTERPKAGLQVLDCVGCRPAEVCPWEAEGAPTTEKAKICPWEVDEGAPGEESEQETGTDSMGQREKTLEKGRLTSLGEDISKWETKLSQEQEVMCPWEKDSRTPSAQAEVSDLSSSGSSRAAEGHSVEVSDEAASKGDLTQDPKMGSLPEQAEKAAFTAEDGEKASNELRPVCLQESMAPAGSFSHPDSHGPDQPEAGAQTPLSAGGRLAEVCPWDAPAVDAPASDSGAKAETCPWEVTERIPEEGVSRQDGEGEPPEEEEKAPENPEHKAVAVQANSGSADGKQEAVCPQESQDRGGLSPQPAPQASDRSKDSSEAAGGVGARVAEVCPREAEEAPSDKKTEICPWEVSQGAAEKGGLEQEVDRESQGQGEMFLQKAGSGGTEEHFSEEVKVNRERETVCPWEGTRSEGLSPQPDAPDTDQPKVSPHRASSMGSRMAELCQWEVTDPEGNKIKGTTADIDICLWEVTGAPSDESGLLALTETQTEKLCPIAPENPPCLLVHRPLGGFLPEGKSPCPKVSKPAGTFTLEGVRELQGPSELGPRTSLVPEPTLQEPKAQKSSSLTEDKEK comes from the exons ATGGGCACCAGGGCAGTGGTCATGCCTCCTCCTGTGTGGGGGCTGCTGGGCTGCTCCTTCCTCTGTGGCTGGGCTCTGGGGGGTCCGAGGCTCCTCCGCTCTCTGCCCGCGCTGTCCTCCCAAGTCAAGCCAGGATCTGTACCCATGTGGGTGCCCCCGGAGGGGGCTGAGGCAGCCCGGGCTTTTCTCTACTCTGGAGATGCCCAACAGCTGTCAGGGGCTAATTGCAGTGAGCGCTATGAAGCCCATGGGGCAGGAGCCAGACCAGGACTCCCCCCAATCCTATGGAGGGCAGCGGGCACCATTACGCAGGCTGCCAATTTCCTCAACATGCTGCTACAAGCCAACGACATCCGGGAGTCCAGTGTGGAGGAGGATGTGGAGTGGTACCAGGCACTGGTCCGCAGCGTGGCCGAGGGGGACCCGAGGGCATACCGGGCTTTGCTGACCTTTAACCCTCCACTGGGGGCCAGCCACCTGCAGCTGGCCCTGCAGGCCACCCGGATGGGGGAGGAGACCATCCTTCAGGACTTGTCAGGGAGCAGGGTGCAGAAGGAGAGCCCAACCGGAGCCCTGGACACCCCTGACCTGCAGAAGCGGGTGCTGACCAACGACCTAGGGAGCCTTGGCAGCCCCAAGTGGCCGCAGGGGGATGGATATGTGGGGGATTTGCAGCACGTCAGGCTGTCTCCTCCCTTCCTGGAATGCCAGGAAGGCCGGCTCCGTCCGGGCTGGCTTGTCACACTCTCAGCGGCCTTCTATGGACTCAAGCCAGACCTCAGCCCGGAAATCAG GGGGCAGGTGCAGATGGACGTAGATCTTCAGAGCGTGGACATCAACCAGTGTGCCAGCGGCCCAGGCTGGTACTCTAACACACACCTGTGTGATCTCAACAGCACGCAG TGTGTCCCCCTGGAGAGTCAGGGCTTTGTCCTTGGCCACTACCTCTGCCGCTGCCGACCCGGCTTCTATGGGGCAAGCAGCTCCGGGG GCTCAGAGGAGGGTGCTGCCCGGCCTCCCGGGCAATTCGGGTCCCCTCAAGGCAGCTCCGGGAGGCTGCTGCGGTGCCAACCATGTGCTGAGGGCTGCTCCAGCTGCCTGGATGCCACGCCGTGCCTGGTGGAGGAAGCCCCCACGCTGCGGGCAGTGGTGCTGGCCTCTCAGACGTGCTGCATGCTGGCCGTCTTCCTGAGTATGCTGGTCTCCTATCGCTGCCGCCAGAGCAAG AGCATCCGGGCCTCTGGGGTGGTGCTGCTGGAAACCATCCTGTTTGGATCCCTGCTGCTGTACTTCCCC gtgTTCATCCTGTACTTCAAGCCCAGTGTATTCCGCTGCATCGCCCTCCGCTGGGTCCGGCTGCTGGGGTTTGCCACTGTCTACGGCACTATTATACTCAAGCTTTACAG AGTGCTCCAGCTGTTTCTGTCTCGAACGGCCCAGCGGGGCCCCCACCTGAGCAGTGGGCGGCTGCTGCAGCGTCTGGGGCTGCTTCTGCTGCTGGTGCTGGGCTTCCTGGCTGTATGGACAGCGGGGGTCCTGGAGCAAGGCAGTGAGCGCACAGCCCTGCTGGCGCGAGGCCACACCCACGCAGGCCGCCACTTCTACGTCTGCCACCACGACCGCTGGGACTACATCATGGTTGTGG CCGAGATGCTGCTCCTGTGCTGGGGCAGCTTCCTCTGCTACGCCACCCGGGCTGTTCCCTCAGCCTTGCACGAGCCGCGGTACATGGGCATCGCCCTGCACAATGAGCTGCTGCTTTCTGCTGCCTTCCACGCAGCCAG GTTTGTACTGGTTCCCTCCCTGCACCCAGACTGGAcgctcctcctcttcttctttcacACCCACAGCACAGTCACCGCCACACTGGCTCTGATCTTCATCCCTAAG TTCCGGAAGCCGGGGGCTCCTCCCCGAGAGGAGATCTTGGATGAGGTGTACGAGGACGAGCTGGACCTGCAGCGCTCAGGCTCCTACCTGAACAGCAGCATCGCCTCAGCCTGGAGCGAGCACAGCCTGGACCCTGGAGACATTCGG GACGAGTTGAAGAAGCTCTACGCCCAGCTCGAGGTCCACAAGACCAAGGAAATGGCCGCTAACAACCCGCACCTGCGCAAGAAGCGAGGCAGCTGGCGCCAGGGCCTGGGCCGCTCCTTCATGAGGTACCTGGCCGAGTTCCCCGAGGCCCTGACCCGCCAGCACTCCCGGGACTCGGGCTCCCCGGCCCGCGGCAGCCTGCCCGGGGGCTCCTCCCGCCGCCGGCTGCTCAGCGCCAGGCTGCCCAGCGCCAGCCTCCGGGAGCCCGCCGCGCCGCCGGCTCTGCGCGAGTCCCGCAGCACCTGCGAGCAGGACCGCGCTCCCCGCGGGGAGCAGTACCCGCCTCTGCACGACTCGCTGCTGAGGAGGAAGCTGGCCAGGAAGGGCCCGCAATCCGAGAGGCGCGAGTCGGCGGCAGGGCCGCCCGCGCTGAACTTCAGGTCGGCCAGCGCCCACAATCTGACGGTGGGAGAGCGGCTGCCCTGCGTCCGGCCCGCCTCGCTGCACAAGTCGCTGAGCGTCGTGGCTGGCTCCAGGGAAAAGGCCCTGCTCGAGGCCAGCCAGGCCTACCTGGAGGAGACCTACCAGCGGGCGAGGGAgcgggaggagagaaggaaggcagAGGCCGCCCTGGCCAGCCCGGCGCGGAGGCCCTCGGCCTGGAGGCTGGAGCGAGCCCGAGCGACTCCCCTGTCGGCCCCACCTTCCCCGGCCAAGAGGAGCAGCGTGGACAGCTACCACGCCTCCAGAAAGCTGCACGAGGAGGCCGTGAGAAGGCTGCCCCACCCGCCCGTCCAGCACCAGATCTCCACACCCATCATGGCCACGTCTGCGGTGGGCCTggctcccacctccagcctctctcTGGCTCTGCTGCCAGCTCCCGCCCCTGCCCTGGCACCCATCCCAGTACCCCCACAAAGCCCCAGCCTACTCACCTACATCTGCCCCTGGGAGAATGCAGAGCTGCCATCGAAGAAGGAAAATGTGGCTCAGGAAGGCCCCTCGGGGCCAGAGCGAGGCAACCGCTCTCCCGCCTTAGGTCGGGCCAGGCTCTGGAGGGCCCTGTCTATAGCAGTAGAGAAGAGGGGGGCTGGGGAGAGTGGGATGGACACGGAGGACGGGTGTCTCCAGGGGGAAGCTGATGAGGATGAGGACAGGCCTAAGTTCTTCTCTAAATCCCACAGCCTCAAGACCCCTGTTCAGCAGGGTTCCATGCGTAGTCTGGGACTGGCTATCAAAGCTCTGACCCGTTCTCGGAGCACATACAGAGAGGAGGGCGGGAAAGGGAGTCCTGGCAAGGAAGAGAAGGGCCGAGCTTTGGGAGAGGGTGTGGGTGCGTGTCCCAGATCTCCCAGGCCAGGCCGCCCCAAGGCGGTGAGTAAGCAGGCCGCGCTTGCCCCCTGTGATGACGAGGAGTCCTTCCAGAACCAGCAGAACGCTCACACAAGCAGAATGCTCCAAGTCTGTCACCAGGAGGGCGGCAGGGAACAAGAAGACAGAGGCAGGAGGCCGTCCCAGGGTCTAGGGGAGGGGAAGGTTGCGAGAGCAGGTAAAACAGGGCCTGCCGCACTGAGGCGAGTCAGGCGGGGCACAGTTAGGGACAAAAATGTTAAGCAAGCAAAAGAAGCCCCTGGGCGGTGGCGGGAACGGCCCAAAGCTGGCCTCCAGCCCCTGGGCAGTGCTGACCAGAGGGTGATAGATGTATGCCCCTGGGAAGTCCCCGAGTCAGAAACGTGTCAGCCTGACAGTAGCAACAAGGCCGAAATCTGCCCCTGGGAGGTACGTGGAGTTCCTGAGGAGGAGGCCCTGAGGCAAGATCTAGATGCCTCCCAAGATGAGAGGGGGAAAGGCTCAGAAAAGTCAGAACCCAAAGATGTGGTTGCCGTTGCTCAGAAAAAGCCGGAGAGGCTGGTCAGGGGACAGGAGGCAGTGTGTCCCTGGGAGAGTGCCGATCCTGGGGGTCTGTCCCGTCGCTCGGCCCCTCGGGACTCTGACAGCACCAAGGGCAGGTCTGGGACGGTGGGCAGCGTGGAGCCTAGAGAGGCAGAGACACGACCGTGGGAAGCCGCTGGCCCAGGAGCTTGTACACCTGACATCACCAAGGCAGAGCTCTGTCCCTGGGAGGCACGTGAAGGAGGAGAGAGTGAGAAACCGTCCCAGGAGGGAGTAAAGAAGCTCCCCCAGGCAAAGCAGAAAAGTCCCAAGAAGGCAATCTTCTTGGAAGAAcagaaactgggtgaagggttGGCATCTCTTTGTCCATGGGAAAGGACAGATTTCCGGGGCCCCTCAGCAGTCTCTACTCAGGCCCCGGGAACCTCCGGGGGCTCGGGGAGTTTGGGCAGCAGCGTCACTGAGGCGTGTCCACGGGAGGCAGGAGATGCTCCTGCCATCGGGAAAGCAGGGATTTGTCCCTGGGAGCTGGGTGATGAGGTAATAGGGAAGGAAATGATGAGTCAGAGGACAGGTGGAGAATCTCTCCAGGAAAAGGGAAGAACCTCCAGAAAAGGGAGCTTTGGAGAGACGTGGGAACAAACTGCGAAAGCAGCGCAGAAATCCAGTCAACAGCAGGAGTCCGTGTGTCCCTGGGAGAGCACAACCCCTGGGCACTCCAGCCCACGTCTAGAAAACTCCTCATCCAAAGCTGGTGGCCAGCTCCTCAGCAAGGGTGGAAGCACAGCAGCGCAGGTATGTCCCTGGGAAGATCTCAGGTCAGAGGCAAAGGCAGCAACACCTGCCAAGGCAGAAATCTGTCCCTGGGAGGTGAGTGAAAGAACCACAGAGGACTGGACATCAGGACAGGCACCAAAAGGAGAGTCTCAGAAGGACAAGGAGAAGATGCCTGGGACATCAGGAATCGAGGATAGCACAGCTTGGGAAAAGCCTGAGGGACAGGTGCAAAAGCAGGAAGCAGTCTGTCCCTGGGAGAGGGTGGACCCTGGCAGCTTCTCCCCACAACCCGGTCCTCGAGACACAGATAGACCCAGAGCCACTTTCCAGATGTCAGGCAGGACGGGAAGCAAAACTGCTGAGATCTGTCCCTGGGACGCAGAGGAAATCCTGCCGGCTGAGAAGGCAGAGATCTGTCCCTGGGAGGTGAGTGCTGGAGCAGGGGAGAAAAGGGCTTTGGGAATTGAGGCCATTCGGCAATTTCCAAAGGATACAGGAAGGGCTTCTGCAGATTTTGGACCTGGAGAGATAGCTGTTACTGCTCCAGAGAAGCCAGAGAGGCAGGCCTGGGAGCGGGAGGTGGCCTGCCCCTGGGAGAGCTTGGATCCAGGGGGCTCCTCTCGGCATTCAGACACTCTGGGCACCGAGAGACCAAAAGCTGGGCTCCAGGTATTGGACTGTGTGGGGTGCAGGCCAGCTGAGGTGTGTCCCTGGGAAGCAGAGGGAGCGCCTACCACTGAAAAAGCCAAGATCTGTCCCTGGGAGGTGGATGAAGGAGCCCCCGGGGAGGAATCGGAACAAGAGACGGGGACTGATTCCatggggcagagggagaagactcTAGAAAAGGGGAGACTCACCTCCCTGGGAGAAGACATATCAAAATGGGAGACAAAACTGAGTCAAGAGCAGGAAGTTATGTGTCCTTGGGAGAAGGACTCGAGGACACCCTCTGCTCAGGCCGAGGTCTCAGACTTGTCCAGCAGCGGGAGTAGCAGAGCGGCAGAGGGGCACTCCGTGGAAGTGAGTGATGAAGCAGCATCGAAAGGGGACCTGACACAAGACCCAAAGATGGGCTCCCTTCCAGAACAAGCAGAAAAAGCAGCATTCACAGCTGAAGATGGGGAAAAAGCAAGCAATGAGCTACGACCTGTCTGTCTACAGGAGAGCATGGCCCCAGCGGGCTCTTTCTCCCACCCAGACAGTCACGGCCCTGACCAACCTGAAGCCGGTGCTCAGACACCGCTCAGCGCTGGGGGCAGGCTTGCTGAGGTCTGCCCGTGGGATGCTCCTGCCGTGGATGCTCCTGCATCTGACAGCGGCGCCAAAGCGGAGACCTGTCCCTGGGAGGTGACTGAAAGAATCCCCGAGGAAGGGGTGTCAAGACAGGATGGAGAAGGGGAGCctccagaggaggaggagaaagcccCAGAAAATCCAGAGCACAAAGCTGTGGCCGTTCAGGCAAACTCAGGGAGTGCAGATGGGAAACAGGAGGCTGTGTGTCCCCAGGAGAGTCAAGATCGTGGGGGTCTGTCTCCACAACCAGCCCCACAAGCTTCTGACAGAAGCAAAGACAGTTCCGAGGCGGCAGGCGGCGTGGGGGCCAGAGTAGCAGAAGTGTGTCCACGGGAAGCAGAAGAGGCTCCCTctgataagaaaacagaaatctgCCCTTGGGAGGTGAGTCAAGGAGCAGCAGAGAAAGGGGGACTGGAACAAGAGGTGGACAGAGAATCTCAAGGGCAAGGAGAGATGTTCCTGCAAAAGGCAGGATCTGGAGGGACTGAAGAACACTTCTCAGAAGAAGTGAAAGTCAACAGAGAGCGAGAGACGGTCTGTCCTTGGGAAGGCACGAGGTCAGAAGGGCTCTCCCCCCAGCCAGATGCTCCAGACACGGACCAACCCAAAGTGAGTCCCCACAGAGCAAGCAGTATGGGGAGCAGGATGGCAGAGCTATGTCAATGGGAAGTCACAGatccagaaggaaataaaataaaggggaCCACGGCAGACATCGATATATGTCTTTGGGAGGTAACTGGAGCCCCGTCTGACGAATCTGGCCTCCTGGCTTTAACGGAAACTCAGACAGAAAAACTCTGCCCCATAGCCCCTGAGAACCCACCATGCCTTTTAGTCCACAGACCTCTGGGTGGTTTCCTTCCAGAAGGCAAAAGCCCCTGCCCCAAAGTGAGCAAGCCAGCTGGTACTTTTACTCTGGAAGGTGTCAGAGAACTCCAAGGACCTTCAGAACTTGGGCCGAGGACCAGCTTAGTCCCAGAGCCAACTCTCCAGGAACCTAAGGCTCAGAAGTCTTCCTCCTTAACTGAAGACAAGGAGAAGTAG